From the Planctomycetaceae bacterium genome, the window GGGTAAAACCCCAGATGTGACCCGTTAAGTTCTCCCAACATCAACTCGACCACATACTTCAGACTTTCTTCATTGGATGACGATTCTGCCGCGTCGACATATTTCCTGCGAATCTGATCCCAGTTGTGATTTCCAAAATTATTGTCATACCAGCGATCACGCATGGTTCTCCAGGCTTCTTCAAACGCCGCCCGGCGGCGAACCGAATGCCGTGTTTCCTGTGCGGCGGAAAATGACCAGGAGGTCGCTGATCCGCTCAAAGGCTGTACACCGGGAGTACCATTGTTGAGCCAAAGAATTCGATTGGGTGATGCCAGCCACGACTTAATACTTCCTGTCGACGACGTCACTTTGCTCGGCGTCATCTTGTCAGGGAACGTAACACTGTAGGTTCCGCTTTCGCCTTTCACGCTGGACGAGAATACAAGAGTCTTTCCATCGGGTGACCATGATAAGCCTCGTTCACTGCTGTCTTCGATCGAAATCTTGTGTAACCGACGGTGAATCTCTTCGAAGTCAATTACGACTTCAGGCAGCTTTCCTGTTTTCTGATCTTCCTTGTCACCATCCTGCTCTGCCTCTTTTTTCGCAGTCGATTCTTTTTCGTCGTTGCTTTCTGTTTTCGGATCGTCTGATTTCTTCGGATCAGCGGATGCTTTCGCCCCCTTTCCTGATCGTGCCTTCCTGAAAGCTTCTGCGGTTTTGCTCAGCTTGCGATCACGCGAATCCAGGTCTTCATCCTCGCGATTCAGCCAAACATAATAGATATCGACTTCATCGTCAGAACGCCGGCCGGTAAAGGCAACGACCTTTCCATCCGGCGACCAAACAGGGTTTCCCTCCACGTCCGGATGACGCGAAATGTTGACAGGCTCCGCTGACTGATCGATGGGAGCGATCCAGATGTCGCTGTTGAAGTCGTTATCCATGGTCGCGTAGACCAGCCAGCGACCATCAGGCGAGAAGTCGTAGCTGGTTTCCGAGAATGAAGGAACCAGTCTCCTGGATTCGCCGGACTTCAGATTGCGAATCCAAAGATCACCACGTTCACGCAGATAGGCCAGATCTTCGCCGTTAGGGCTTAACTTCAGATTGAATTCAACAGCTGCGTCGTTCGTCAGTTGCGTCATCTGAAAGTCAGTATTCTGCCACCAATACTTCTTGGCATCGGACCTTTCGACACGATACAGATCTGACTGACCGTCTTTCCAGCTGCGGAGAATGATCGCAGCCCCGTCATCAACGAAGACAGGATCCGATTCGAATTCCGCGGTCGTAGTTATCTGGACCGGTTCACGGAGTTCGGTTTCCATGACCCACAGATCGCCGCCCGCGATAAAAGCCACTTCCAGACCGTCACTACTGAACGCCGCATCGGTGGCCTCCTTTAATGTGCGACGCAACGTGTCATCAGGTCGATCATCTGCGGACTCAGTCAGTCTGATTCTTTCCGGGGTCTTGTCCTGTCCCGGTCTCCATCGATACAGATCGAACAGATGCCGAAAGACAATCGTCGTTCCATCGGCCGAGATGACAGGCTGGGTGACTAGGTCATCTTCAAGAGAAGTGAGCTGCTTATCCTCTCCACTGTTTAAATCGTGATACCAGAGATTCCTCGCGCCATTTTCTGCACCCTGCGAAGTGCAATAGTAGAATCCGCTGCCGTCCGTTGCCCATGCTGGCGTTCGGCTTCCTGCTTCATGGTTGACAACTTTTCTGAAATTGCCCGATTCGAATTCGTGAAGCCAGATCTGAGCGGCCCGCGCTCCCCGATAGCCCTTCCGCCATTCACGCTCACCTTCGCGGACGAACAGCATCTTCCTGCCGTCGGGGCTAATCCGACCTTCATAACCGTAGTCGTTAAACAGAAGTTTCTCGGCGGATCGCTTGTCCGCATCGATACGGAAGAAACGCTGGCTGCTTCGCCAGAAATGATCGCGATTACCCATCACCAGCAGCTGTGAGCCATCAGGGTACCAATCCTCAAGTGTGAATCCTTCAGAATGGAATGTGAGCTGCTGCGGGCTTCCACCGGTGACCGGCATGACGAAAACCTGATCCGCCCCTGTGCGATCACTGACAAACGCCAACTGTTTGCCGTCGGGTGAATAGCGAGGGCTTCGATCTCCTGCATTATGTACTGTCAGGCGACGAGCCCGGCCTCCGTTTGTTGATGCCTTCCACAAATCCCCAC encodes:
- a CDS encoding S41 family peptidase produces the protein MKHRISVFMMAFIALAAAPLFCVASAFAGDQQIILASDPAVSPDGKEVVFTHRGDLWKASTNGGRARRLTVHNAGDRSPRYSPDGKQLAFVSDRTGADQVFVMPVTGGSPQQLTFHSEGFTLEDWYPDGSQLLVMGNRDHFWRSSQRFFRIDADKRSAEKLLFNDYGYEGRISPDGRKMLFVREGEREWRKGYRGARAAQIWLHEFESGNFRKVVNHEAGSRTPAWATDGSGFYYCTSQGAENGARNLWYHDLNSGEDKQLTSLEDDLVTQPVISADGTTIVFRHLFDLYRWRPGQDKTPERIRLTESADDRPDDTLRRTLKEATDAAFSSDGLEVAFIAGGDLWVMETELREPVQITTTAEFESDPVFVDDGAAIILRSWKDGQSDLYRVERSDAKKYWWQNTDFQMTQLTNDAAVEFNLKLSPNGEDLAYLRERGDLWIRNLKSGESRRLVPSFSETSYDFSPDGRWLVYATMDNDFNSDIWIAPIDQSAEPVNISRHPDVEGNPVWSPDGKVVAFTGRRSDDEVDIYYVWLNREDEDLDSRDRKLSKTAEAFRKARSGKGAKASADPKKSDDPKTESNDEKESTAKKEAEQDGDKEDQKTGKLPEVVIDFEEIHRRLHKISIEDSSERGLSWSPDGKTLVFSSSVKGESGTYSVTFPDKMTPSKVTSSTGSIKSWLASPNRILWLNNGTPGVQPLSGSATSWSFSAAQETRHSVRRRAAFEEAWRTMRDRWYDNNFGNHNWDQIRRKYVDAAESSSNEESLKYVVELMLGELNGSHLGFYPSSSASSTENDWRPVTVHPGLRFDLKFKGPGLRVKDVIPGGPAEEKNSRIEPGEIVLSINGTSVDSAMDLTTVLTGRLDQDLILRVKSKGKKPVEREVALRPTTYARVRSALYQKWQDDNRKSVERRADNIGYLHIQGMNWPSFLEFERELYDVGYGKDGLIIDVRDNGGGFTTDHLLTALTQPRHAVTVPRGGGAGYPQDRMVYATWDKPIVVMCNQNSYSNAEIFSHAIKGLGRGKLVGVPTAGGVISTGGAQIMDMGFLRLPFRGWFLKWTGEDMELNGAVPDVVIWPMPNEIPNGRDRQLGRAVQVLQQEIKEAKSKSSPTLMKVTGTPALENNDEMPLEN